Proteins from a genomic interval of Trifolium pratense cultivar HEN17-A07 linkage group LG6, ARS_RC_1.1, whole genome shotgun sequence:
- the LOC123889387 gene encoding probable disease resistance protein At1g61300 isoform X4 — protein sequence MGRPKKDCWSHVTKVKNGSTDNWICNYCKDEFSGGASRINAHLTGNGGGIRKCSNSKYLANEGVNNNMASTSSNPPQPVINTIHDVTHDQVDEGALEVIATQISNLVNHQNNLEMMNLSEGVNGSGCNTSVCESEIPLKQLVLDLDFEENDIANQLQYLESRGKKRKSEVDVWLKGLQDIKKSTVRCMNNLNDTHPVSELIKKMKRHKEEKPLTLSTEYVGGELDLNIKKVLKLLDDDKVFVIGIYGMGGVGKTLLATLVENEVKRKKTFKDVFWVTVSDNTSISKLQHDIAKRIGVKLDEDDERIRAYHLSSALEKKEKSVLILDDVWRYIDLEKVGIIPKVNGIKVIVTSRLEHVCHQMDCQPYAIIQVDPLSCHAEDEVDEDLELFKLKLGHDGTPKTLPHEIEKIARCIVERFHGLPLAISVMARTMKGIDDIHQWKHALNQLKKIEMGPVVEEEVFKVLKRSYDNLMDKDLQNCFLSCALLSIDGFDEDDEEELIMKLVDNGQINKNMCLEEIFDEGNTILNKLVSHSLISSEFWLYPLPLVTSMACYTMKESQRNVIVKLNERFTKISLSDGWATDLELVNIQRCSIEEISEDLSPNCPKLSTLIINNVSVSHFPVSFFKYMNSLSILDLSYNESLVSLPKSITNLRSLVSLILRGCYRLKHVPPLGKLQALSRLVITHTSIKNVPKGLKKLINLKWLDLSHNKSLNLKLGSFPLIYFTKLQYLDLQDTGALIKLEDVQGMKMLECFRGAIDCKLDHNQSKQHNLDMSFGLIKTYHFILGNVCGKSEWGRGWSKSINLKSFFRGDSENRCIEFQDCDRFNHKLPKDYTLMLIYKNNHWVCLCDALRYSTSSSSSSSVRSIKIDDCHKLESLFCLSGSCSFCTNILKLEVLKLSQLKSLTVICKDVFDVGQSVSPDGIFSCLKQIHIIYCHLIEKLLTPQLVQLLHNLETIIVKHCYSMKEIFAASNNDDNDSSIITLPKLTLLELEYLPELKIVCKGIIHCESSPKVIINQCPSLERPPKIEIVENENPDF from the exons ATGGGTAGACCAAAAAAGGACTGTTGGTCTCACGttacaaaagtaaaaaatggTAGCACAGATAACTGGATATGCAATTATTGTAAGGATGAGTTTAGTGGAGGAGCTTCAAGAATTAACGCACACCTGACTGGCAATGGAGGGGGCATTAGGAAATGCTCCAACTCCAAGTATCTTGCTAATGAAGGAGTTAACAACAATATGGCATCCACTTCAAGTAATCCACCACAACCTGTGATTAATACAATTCATGATGTAACACATGATCAAG TGGATGAAGGTGCTCTCGAAGTGATTGCCACTCAGATCAGCAATTTAgttaatcatcaaaataatcTTGAAATGATGAATTTATCTGAAG GTGTGAACGGTAGCGGTTGTAACACAAGTGTTTGTGAAAGTGAGATACCGTTAAAACAATTGGTTCTTGATTTAGATTTTGAGGAAAACGATATTGCAAATCAACTTCAATATTTGGAGTCTCGTGGTAAAAAGCGCAAGTCAGAAGTTGATGTATGGTTGAAAGGATTACAAGATATCAAAAAAAGTACTGTGAGGTGTATGAATAACTTAAATGACACTCATCCTGTAAGTGAATTGATCAAAAAGATGAAACGACACAAGGAAGAGAAACCTCTCACTTTGTCAACTGAATATGTCGGGGGAGAATTAGACTTGAATATCAAGAAAGTGTTGAAACTTCTTGATGATGACAAAGTCTTTGTCATTGGGATATATGGAATGGGAGGAGTAGGAAAAACTTTACTTGCAACTCTTGTGGAAAATGAAGTAAAGAGGAAAAAAACTTTCAAGGATGTGTTTTGGGTCACTGTTTCTGACAATACTAGCATATCAAAACTGCAACATGATATTGCAAAACGAATAGGTGTGAAGCTTGATGAAGACGATGAGAGAATTAGAGCATACCATTTGTCTTCCGCATtggagaaaaaagaaaaatcagttCTTATTCTGGATGATGTTTGGAGATACATTGATTTAGAAAAGGTGGGAATTATTCCAAAAGTGAATGGCATTAAAGTTATTGTGACATCTCGTTTAGAACATGTATGTCACCAGATGGATTGTCAGCCATATGCTATAATACAAGTGGATCCTCTCAGTTGCCACGCA GAAGATGAAGTTGATGAAG ATCTGGAATTGTTTAAGCTAAAACTCGGACATGATGGAACACCCAAGACACTTCCACATGAAATAGAAAAGATTGCAAGATGTATTGTAGAGAGATTTCATGGTTTACCTCTTGCAATTAGTGTGATGGCTAGAACAATGAAAGGGATTGATGACATTCATCAATGGAAACATGCATTGaatcaacttaaaaaaattgaaatgggACCAGTGGTGGAAGAAGAAGTCTTCAAGGTATTAAAACGTAGCTATGATAATTTGATGGATAAGGACTTGCAAAATTGTTTTTTGTCTTGTGCATTATTATCTATTGATGGTTTTGATGAGGATGACGAAGAAGAGTTGATCATGAAGCTAGTTGACAATggacaaataaataagaatatgtGTTTGGAAGAAATATTTGATGAAGGGAATACCATATTGAATAAGCTTGTTTCTCATTCTTTGATTAGTTCTGAATTTTGGTTATACCCCTTGCCCTTGGTGACAAGTATGGCCTGTTATACCATGAAAGAGAGTCAGAGGAATGTCATAGTGAAATTGAATGAGAGATTCACCAAAATATCTCTCTCAGATGGATGGGCAACTGATTTAGAGTTGGTTAATATTCAGCGGTGTAGTATAGAAGAAATCTCAGAGGATCTGTCTCCAAATTGTCCAAAGTTGTCCACCTTGATTATAAACAATGTGTCCGTCAGTCATTTTCCAGTgagttttttcaaatatatgaaTAGTCTATCAATATTGGATCTATCCTATAATGAAAGTCTAGTATCTTTGCCAAAGTCCATCACTAATTTGAGGTCACTTGTTTCTTTAATACTAAGAGGATGTTATAGATTGAAACATGTGCCACCATTGGGAAAACTACAAGCATTGTCAAGATTGGTCATTACACACACTTCCATTAAAAATGTACCAAAAGGCTTGAAAAAACTAATCAATTTGAAATGGCTTGATCTATCCCACAACAagagtttgaatttgaaattgggGTCTTTTCCATTAATATATTTCACTAAATTGCAATACCTTGATCTTCAAGATACTGGTGCTTTAATTAAGTTGGAAGATGTTCAAGGGATGAAAATGCTTGAATGCTTTAGAGGTGCCATTGACTGCAAACTTGATCACAACCAATCCAAGCAACATAATCTTGATATGAGTTTTGGGCTCatcaaaacatatcatttcatATTAGGAAATGTATGTGGTAAAAGTGAGTGGGGGCGTGGGTGGTCAAAATCTATTAATTTGAAAAGTTTTTTTCGTGGTGATTCAGAAAATAGGTGTATAGAATTCCAAGATTGTGATCGTTTCAACCACAAACTACCTAAAGACTATACTCTTATgcttatatacaaaaataatcatTGGGTTTGCTTATGTGATGCTCTTCGATATagcacttcttcttcttcttcttcttccgtAAGGAGTATAAAAATTGATGATTGCCATAAACTAGAGAGCTTGTTTTGTTTATCTGGTTCTTGTTCTTTTTGCACCAATATTCTCAAGCTGGAAGTTTTGAAACTTTCACAGTTGAAAAGTTTAACTGTCATCTGTAAAGACGTTTTTGATGTTGGACAATCTGTGTCACCTGATGGCATATTCTCTTGCCTAAAACAAATTCACATTATTTATTGCCATTTGATAGAGAAGTTGTTGACACCACAATTAGTTCAACTACTTCACAATCTGGAGACAATAATCGTAAAGCACTGTTACTCAATGAAAGAGATATTTGCAGCGAGTAACAATGATGACAATGACAGTTCCATCATTACACTTCCCAAGTTGACCTTATTGGAGTTGGAATATTTACCAGAATTGAAGATTGTGTGCAAAGGGATTATACACTGTGAATCTTCACCCAAAGTGATCATCAATCAGTGTCCAAGTTTAGAAAGACccccaaaaatagaaatagttGAGAATGAGAATCCTGATTTCTGA
- the LOC123889387 gene encoding probable disease resistance protein At1g61300 isoform X5 yields MGRPKKDCWSHVTKVKNGSTDNWICNYCKDEFSGGASRINAHLTGNGGGIRKCSNSKYLANEGVNNNMASTSSNPPQPVINTIHDVTHDQVDEGALEVIATQISNLVNHQNNLEMMNLSEGVNGSGCNTSVCESEIPLKQLVLDLDFEENDIANQLQYLESRGKKRKSEVDVWLKGLQDIKKSTVRCMNNLNDTHPVSELIKKMKRHKEEKPLTLSTEYVGGELDLNIKKVLKLLDDDKVFVIGIYGMGGVGKTLLATLVENEVKRKKTFKDVFWVTVSDNTSISKLQHDIAKRIGVKLDEDDERIRAYHLSSALEKKEKSVLILDDVWRYIDLEKVGIIPKVNGIKVIVTSRLEHVCHQMDCQPYAIIQVDPLSCHADDLELFKLKLGHDGTPKTLPHEIEKIARCIVERFHGLPLAISVMARTMKGIDDIHQWKHALNQLKKIEMGPVVEEEVFKVLKRSYDNLMDKDLQNCFLSCALLSIDGFDEDDEEELIMKLVDNGQINKNMCLEEIFDEGNTILNKLVSHSLISSEFWLYPLPLVTSMACYTMKESQRNVIVKLNERFTKISLSDGWATDLELVNIQRCSIEEISEDLSPNCPKLSTLIINNVSVSHFPVSFFKYMNSLSILDLSYNESLVSLPKSITNLRSLVSLILRGCYRLKHVPPLGKLQALSRLVITHTSIKNVPKGLKKLINLKWLDLSHNKSLNLKLGSFPLIYFTKLQYLDLQDTGALIKLEDVQGMKMLECFRGAIDCKLDHNQSKQHNLDMSFGLIKTYHFILGNVCGKSEWGRGWSKSINLKSFFRGDSENRCIEFQDCDRFNHKLPKDYTLMLIYKNNHWVCLCDALRYSTSSSSSSSVRSIKIDDCHKLESLFCLSGSCSFCTNILKLEVLKLSQLKSLTVICKDVFDVGQSVSPDGIFSCLKQIHIIYCHLIEKLLTPQLVQLLHNLETIIVKHCYSMKEIFAASNNDDNDSSIITLPKLTLLELEYLPELKIVCKGIIHCESSPKVIINQCPSLERPPKIEIVENENPDF; encoded by the exons ATGGGTAGACCAAAAAAGGACTGTTGGTCTCACGttacaaaagtaaaaaatggTAGCACAGATAACTGGATATGCAATTATTGTAAGGATGAGTTTAGTGGAGGAGCTTCAAGAATTAACGCACACCTGACTGGCAATGGAGGGGGCATTAGGAAATGCTCCAACTCCAAGTATCTTGCTAATGAAGGAGTTAACAACAATATGGCATCCACTTCAAGTAATCCACCACAACCTGTGATTAATACAATTCATGATGTAACACATGATCAAG TGGATGAAGGTGCTCTCGAAGTGATTGCCACTCAGATCAGCAATTTAgttaatcatcaaaataatcTTGAAATGATGAATTTATCTGAAG GTGTGAACGGTAGCGGTTGTAACACAAGTGTTTGTGAAAGTGAGATACCGTTAAAACAATTGGTTCTTGATTTAGATTTTGAGGAAAACGATATTGCAAATCAACTTCAATATTTGGAGTCTCGTGGTAAAAAGCGCAAGTCAGAAGTTGATGTATGGTTGAAAGGATTACAAGATATCAAAAAAAGTACTGTGAGGTGTATGAATAACTTAAATGACACTCATCCTGTAAGTGAATTGATCAAAAAGATGAAACGACACAAGGAAGAGAAACCTCTCACTTTGTCAACTGAATATGTCGGGGGAGAATTAGACTTGAATATCAAGAAAGTGTTGAAACTTCTTGATGATGACAAAGTCTTTGTCATTGGGATATATGGAATGGGAGGAGTAGGAAAAACTTTACTTGCAACTCTTGTGGAAAATGAAGTAAAGAGGAAAAAAACTTTCAAGGATGTGTTTTGGGTCACTGTTTCTGACAATACTAGCATATCAAAACTGCAACATGATATTGCAAAACGAATAGGTGTGAAGCTTGATGAAGACGATGAGAGAATTAGAGCATACCATTTGTCTTCCGCATtggagaaaaaagaaaaatcagttCTTATTCTGGATGATGTTTGGAGATACATTGATTTAGAAAAGGTGGGAATTATTCCAAAAGTGAATGGCATTAAAGTTATTGTGACATCTCGTTTAGAACATGTATGTCACCAGATGGATTGTCAGCCATATGCTATAATACAAGTGGATCCTCTCAGTTGCCACGCAGACG ATCTGGAATTGTTTAAGCTAAAACTCGGACATGATGGAACACCCAAGACACTTCCACATGAAATAGAAAAGATTGCAAGATGTATTGTAGAGAGATTTCATGGTTTACCTCTTGCAATTAGTGTGATGGCTAGAACAATGAAAGGGATTGATGACATTCATCAATGGAAACATGCATTGaatcaacttaaaaaaattgaaatgggACCAGTGGTGGAAGAAGAAGTCTTCAAGGTATTAAAACGTAGCTATGATAATTTGATGGATAAGGACTTGCAAAATTGTTTTTTGTCTTGTGCATTATTATCTATTGATGGTTTTGATGAGGATGACGAAGAAGAGTTGATCATGAAGCTAGTTGACAATggacaaataaataagaatatgtGTTTGGAAGAAATATTTGATGAAGGGAATACCATATTGAATAAGCTTGTTTCTCATTCTTTGATTAGTTCTGAATTTTGGTTATACCCCTTGCCCTTGGTGACAAGTATGGCCTGTTATACCATGAAAGAGAGTCAGAGGAATGTCATAGTGAAATTGAATGAGAGATTCACCAAAATATCTCTCTCAGATGGATGGGCAACTGATTTAGAGTTGGTTAATATTCAGCGGTGTAGTATAGAAGAAATCTCAGAGGATCTGTCTCCAAATTGTCCAAAGTTGTCCACCTTGATTATAAACAATGTGTCCGTCAGTCATTTTCCAGTgagttttttcaaatatatgaaTAGTCTATCAATATTGGATCTATCCTATAATGAAAGTCTAGTATCTTTGCCAAAGTCCATCACTAATTTGAGGTCACTTGTTTCTTTAATACTAAGAGGATGTTATAGATTGAAACATGTGCCACCATTGGGAAAACTACAAGCATTGTCAAGATTGGTCATTACACACACTTCCATTAAAAATGTACCAAAAGGCTTGAAAAAACTAATCAATTTGAAATGGCTTGATCTATCCCACAACAagagtttgaatttgaaattgggGTCTTTTCCATTAATATATTTCACTAAATTGCAATACCTTGATCTTCAAGATACTGGTGCTTTAATTAAGTTGGAAGATGTTCAAGGGATGAAAATGCTTGAATGCTTTAGAGGTGCCATTGACTGCAAACTTGATCACAACCAATCCAAGCAACATAATCTTGATATGAGTTTTGGGCTCatcaaaacatatcatttcatATTAGGAAATGTATGTGGTAAAAGTGAGTGGGGGCGTGGGTGGTCAAAATCTATTAATTTGAAAAGTTTTTTTCGTGGTGATTCAGAAAATAGGTGTATAGAATTCCAAGATTGTGATCGTTTCAACCACAAACTACCTAAAGACTATACTCTTATgcttatatacaaaaataatcatTGGGTTTGCTTATGTGATGCTCTTCGATATagcacttcttcttcttcttcttcttccgtAAGGAGTATAAAAATTGATGATTGCCATAAACTAGAGAGCTTGTTTTGTTTATCTGGTTCTTGTTCTTTTTGCACCAATATTCTCAAGCTGGAAGTTTTGAAACTTTCACAGTTGAAAAGTTTAACTGTCATCTGTAAAGACGTTTTTGATGTTGGACAATCTGTGTCACCTGATGGCATATTCTCTTGCCTAAAACAAATTCACATTATTTATTGCCATTTGATAGAGAAGTTGTTGACACCACAATTAGTTCAACTACTTCACAATCTGGAGACAATAATCGTAAAGCACTGTTACTCAATGAAAGAGATATTTGCAGCGAGTAACAATGATGACAATGACAGTTCCATCATTACACTTCCCAAGTTGACCTTATTGGAGTTGGAATATTTACCAGAATTGAAGATTGTGTGCAAAGGGATTATACACTGTGAATCTTCACCCAAAGTGATCATCAATCAGTGTCCAAGTTTAGAAAGACccccaaaaatagaaatagttGAGAATGAGAATCCTGATTTCTGA